One window of Microcoleus vaginatus PCC 9802 genomic DNA carries:
- a CDS encoding NAD-dependent epimerase/dehydratase family protein, whose protein sequence is MGVAIITGSAGLIGSEACKFFAKQGLDIVGIDNNMRQFFFGADGSTNWNRQLLEKSLGTKYYHLDVDIRDYEAITNIFQRYGESIELVIHTAAQPSHDWASRAPKIDFTVNANGTLNLLEVTRLYCPKAVFIFTSTNKVYGDTPNSLPLIELEHRWEIEAGHTYESGIREDMSIDQCLHSLFGASKVAADVLVQEYGRYFNMNTACFRGGCLTGPNHSGAQLHGFLAYLMKCAVTGTPYTVFGYKGKQVRDNIHSADLISAFYEFYKAPRSAQVYNTGGGRYSNCSMLEAIQMCEAIAERKFNWTYAEGNRIGDHIWWISDNSKFSSHYPNWKMKYNVKQILQEIYDCNRERWLKEDSND, encoded by the coding sequence GTGGGCGTTGCAATCATTACGGGCTCGGCGGGTTTAATTGGCTCTGAGGCGTGTAAGTTCTTTGCCAAACAAGGCTTAGATATAGTTGGCATCGACAATAATATGCGCCAGTTCTTTTTTGGTGCTGATGGTTCTACAAACTGGAACCGCCAACTGCTCGAAAAGTCCTTGGGTACCAAGTATTATCACTTAGATGTGGACATTCGCGACTATGAAGCGATTACCAATATCTTTCAGCGGTACGGCGAGTCGATAGAATTAGTAATTCACACCGCAGCCCAGCCCAGCCATGATTGGGCTTCCCGTGCTCCGAAAATAGACTTTACCGTCAATGCTAACGGCACTCTCAATCTTCTAGAAGTAACTCGCTTGTACTGTCCTAAAGCGGTTTTCATTTTCACTTCTACCAATAAAGTATACGGCGATACGCCTAACAGTTTGCCTTTAATTGAATTAGAACATAGGTGGGAAATTGAAGCCGGCCATACTTACGAAAGCGGCATTCGGGAAGATATGTCAATCGACCAGTGCCTGCACAGTTTGTTTGGTGCTTCTAAGGTAGCTGCTGACGTTTTAGTTCAAGAATACGGTCGATATTTTAATATGAACACCGCTTGTTTTCGCGGTGGATGTTTGACGGGACCAAATCACTCGGGAGCTCAATTGCACGGCTTCCTCGCCTACTTGATGAAGTGTGCTGTCACAGGAACTCCTTACACCGTGTTTGGCTACAAAGGCAAGCAAGTTCGCGATAACATTCATAGCGCAGATTTAATTTCGGCATTTTATGAATTTTATAAAGCTCCCCGAAGCGCCCAAGTTTATAATACAGGAGGAGGCAGGTACAGCAATTGTTCGATGTTAGAAGCGATCCAGATGTGCGAGGCAATTGCAGAACGCAAATTTAATTGGACTTATGCTGAAGGGAATCGCATTGGCGATCACATTTGGTGGATTAGCGACAATTCCAAATTTTCCAGTCACTACCCCAACTGGAAAATGAAATATAACGTTAAACAAATCTTACAGGAGATTTATGACTGTAACCGCGAGCGTTGGCTGAAAGAGGATTCCAATGATTGA
- a CDS encoding glycosyltransferase, which produces MIDKGKKNVLGILVNAVNYEAAVSKIIAAASAGKPMSVSALAVHGVMTGVLDSTHRYRINHIDLVLPDGQPVRWALNWLYHTELPDRVCGPNAMLQICERAAEEGLPIYLYGSQASVLEALSRNLCQRFPKLIIAGTQPSKFRQVSPQEKQEIAQQIRNSGAAITFVGLGCPRQEVWAYEYRDDLSMPLIAVGAAYDFHAGNLAKSPDFLSKIGLEWLFRMIKEPRRLWQRYVFLNPLYIWLFLLQALKIKQFDPTDATPPVEEVLYG; this is translated from the coding sequence ATGATTGATAAAGGCAAAAAGAATGTACTCGGCATATTAGTAAATGCCGTTAATTATGAAGCGGCTGTTAGCAAAATTATTGCGGCAGCCAGCGCCGGAAAACCAATGTCAGTTTCTGCTTTAGCGGTTCACGGGGTAATGACTGGGGTTCTCGACAGCACTCATCGTTATCGGATTAATCACATTGACTTAGTATTGCCAGACGGACAGCCGGTCAGGTGGGCGTTAAATTGGCTATACCATACGGAATTGCCCGATCGAGTTTGCGGGCCGAATGCGATGTTACAAATCTGCGAACGTGCGGCAGAAGAAGGATTACCTATCTATTTGTACGGATCTCAAGCTTCTGTACTGGAAGCTTTATCTCGCAATCTCTGCCAGCGTTTTCCCAAGTTAATTATTGCTGGAACTCAGCCTTCTAAATTTAGGCAAGTTTCGCCCCAAGAGAAACAAGAAATTGCACAGCAAATTCGCAACAGCGGTGCAGCAATTACTTTTGTCGGTTTGGGGTGTCCTCGGCAAGAAGTCTGGGCTTACGAATACCGGGACGACTTATCAATGCCGTTGATTGCTGTAGGTGCTGCTTACGATTTTCATGCGGGTAATTTGGCTAAATCTCCTGACTTTTTATCTAAAATAGGTTTGGAATGGCTGTTTCGGATGATTAAGGAACCTCGGCGCCTTTGGCAGCGGTATGTTTTTTTGAATCCGCTTTATATCTGGCTATTTTTGCTACAAGCTTTGAAAATCAAACAGTTCGACCCCACAGACGCCACGCCGCCTGTAGAAGAAGTATTATATGGTTGA